One genomic window of Danio rerio strain Tuebingen ecotype United States chromosome 24, GRCz12tu, whole genome shotgun sequence includes the following:
- the ccr9b gene encoding C-C chemokine receptor type 9, which produces MDISTTSEYESGAFNFTDFTNLITDTDDYEPELDGLCSKELVRQFSKNFEPPLYWIIFVVGALGNLLVICIFTTVRNRLKTMTDVYLLNLAVADLIFLGTLPFWATNAAQGWVFHQVICKGVSAAYKINFFASMLLLTCISVDRYIAIVHVTEAHNYKNKRMLHSKITCAFVWLASCILALPEFIFAKVKNIEPQHNSCVMVYSIMDNNRTKVLVLALQICVGFLVPFMVIVLCYSVIIRKLMQARSFEKHKALRVIIAVVAVFVFSQLPLNGYLIIEAGQANNATITDCEVMQRLDMVGQIVKSLAYTHCCLNPILYVFIGVRFQKDLLSLLQCMSCGLGSVENCKLQDTNKKPSVMSDTDTTPVFSL; this is translated from the exons ATGAAAGTGGTGCGtttaattttacagattttacCAACTTG attaCTGATACTGATGACTACGAACCAGAACTGGATGGATTATGTAGCAAAGAATTGGTGCGACAGTTCAGTAAGAACTTTGAGCCTCCTCTCTACTGGATCATCTTTGTTGTGGGGGCTTTGGGCAACCTACTGGTTATCTGCATCTTCACAACTGTGCGGAACCGTCTCAAGACCATGACCGATGTGTACCTGCTGAACTTGGCAGTGGCTGATCTTATTTTCCTAGGTACATTGCCCTTCTGGGCAACAAATGCAGCTCAGGGATGGGTGTTCCACCAGGTCATTTGCAAAGGAGTTTCAGCCGCATACAAAATCAACTTTTTTGCTAGTATGCTCTTGCTCACTTGCATTAGTGTGGATCGCTACATTGCCATTGTCCATGTAACTGAAGCACACAACTACAAAAACAAACGCATGTTACATAGTAAGATTACATGTGCTTTTGTGTGGCTGGCCTCCTGCATTTTAGCTCTACCAGAATTTATTTTTGCCAAAGTGAAAAACATTGAGCCACAGCACAACTCATGTGTCATGGTATACTCAATAATGGATAATAACCGTACAAAAGTTTTGGTGTTGGCTTTGCAGATTTGTGTCGGTTTCCTAGTTCCATTTATGGTCATTGTCTTGTGTTACTCTGTCATTATTCGTAAACTGATGCAGGCTCGGAGCTTTGAAAAACACAAGGCTTTAAGGGTAATTATTGCAgttgtggctgtttttgttttctcacAGTTGCCGCTTAATGGATACCTTATTATAGAAGCAGGCCAAGCCAACAATGCCACAATTACAGACTGTGAAGTCATGCAAAGATTAGATATGGTTGGGCAAATTGTGAAGAGTCTTGCTTACACACACTGTTGCTTGAATCCCATTCTGTATGTTTTTATTGGGGTTCGTTTCCAGAAAGATCTCCTGAGCCTACTTCAGTGCATGTCATGTGGCTTAGGATCAGTTGAAAACTGTAAACTGCAAGACACTAACAAGAAACCCTCTGTTATGTCTGACACCGACACAACTCCAGTTTTTTCTTTATAG